CCAGGAAAATGACTTTGCTCTTTTCTTGCAGTTATCCCTTAATTTCTCCACAAACTCATTATCCATTGCGATACTGTGCATCCTAAGAATTGCATTAGCTAGATCCCATGGGTCTCCAGGTTTTACTAGTAATCCGGTACCATCAACGTGATCTTCATCTATACTCACAATGACATCCCTAAGTCCACCAACTGATGAAGCTATGGGAATGGCCCCGAGACACATCGCCTCTAGGGAAACTAGTCCAAATGGTTCAAAATATGAAGGGATTATTACGAAGTCTACCGAACCATAGAGTTCTCTCACGAATTCTCTGCTGAGCATTTCCGTTAATACCCTAACGTTGTCATACCTCTTTTCTAATTCCCTGGCCCAGTTTTCCAACTCTGGATCCCCCATTCCAATGATGATAAATCTCATTTCCTTAAACTCAGGTCTCTCGGATAGAAGCTCTATGGCCCTGAGCAAAGTATCAACTCCCTTCTGCCTTCTATCAAACCTTCCTATGAACATGAAAGTTATCCCATCACTCATTCCAAATTTCGCAAGTATGGAGCTCCTTCTTTCCTTCCTGGAACCCTTTAGATAATTCTCATTCCAAAAACTACAATCTATTCCATTGAAAACGTAGGTTACCTTTCCATTGAAGTTCCTAAAGAAGTCCCACTCATCCAGGAGGTACCCCCTACTAACCGTTGTCACTATGTCAGCTATGTAACCTCCAGTGTGCTCAGGGTCTAGATCCGGATAAGGAGCGAGCTCAGGTAATCCCGCTTCATGGAAATAAAATGCTGGGATCTTCGACTTGTTAAGCCTATGGATTGTGAATACCGCTGGAATCCTAAAGTACTTTTTAATTAAAGCTCCAGCAAATACGGTGTGCCAGTCATGGAAGTGGAGAACATCGGGAAGGTCTTCACTCTTTAAGAGTTCATTCAGCAAGAGAACGCTAGCTTTCCCAAATATAACGGTTTTCCTTATCAAACCCTCCCATCCTGGGCCGTATACGTCTTGATGATCTAACAACCCCCCGCCAATTCTATAGATCCTCAAATTTCCATTCTCCTCCAAGTGAACTTTGATGGCAACTTTCCCCCCAAAAGCTTTTATAATCCCAATTTCTGAACCCTGAAACCTTCCATGGGAAGGCGTGAAGACTAGGACTTCATGTCCTAAAGAGGCGAGGGCTTCTGCAATGGAAGTTAAAGCTTCAGCCAAGCCTCCCACTTTTACAGGGAGATATTCAAACCCCATGATGAGTATCTTCATTTTAAAACCCCATTGAGAGTTCATCCTCACTTTTTTAAATTTTCAGAAAGGTTAATAAGATTAAGGATGAAGGGAGCTTCCGATGAGGGGATATCTTCTTGTTTTCTTAGCAGCTTCCATGTGGGGAACGTTGGGAATATTTGCGAAGTTCCTGTATAGGTATAACTTATCTACCTACACGATAGTCTTTTATAGGGTGATATTCGCCCTAATATTCCTCTTCATCTATCTTAAAATTAAGAAAATACCGATCCTTATCCCTAAGGAGAGGTTAAAGTTCTATATTGCTTATGGATTCTTTAGCATATTCCTATTCTACTCCCTGTACTTTTACACCGTAAAGATATCCTCGGTCTCATTTGCCGTTCTAATGCTGTATACTGCTCCCGCATATTCAACGATCCTTGGAAAGCTGATATTCAACGAGGAGATAAATAAGAAAAAGCTTCTTGCCGTTATACTCGTCATAGGTGGAGTTATTAGTCTAAACTATGGGGGGATAAGTTTCAGCTTAAAGGCCATTGTAGCCGGATTGACCAGCGGGTTTACTTACGCCCTTTACGGTGTATTCGCCAAGATGGCCGTTAGCAAAGAGGAACCGGAGAGGGTGCTTTTTAATGTTCTCTTAATAGGGGCAATTTTTCTAATACCCTTTACGGATTTTAAAATCCCCCCAGAATCGCTCCCCTATCTGATTGCTCTAGCATTTTTCCCAACCTTTCTAGGCTATATCCTCTACAATACAGCATTAAAAACCGTTGAAGTTAGTAAAGCATCCGTGATAGCCACGATTGAACCAGTAGTAGCTATGACCTTAGCATTCATAATTTTTGGAGAAGAGTTAAGTATTGTCCAGTTAATAGGGGCCTCGATGATAATCGGTGGAGCTTTACTAGCTAAAACAGCTTAGTCTTTTTTACTCTCCCCACACATCACAGCTGAAGCTATCATGTGGGCCAATCTTAAGGCCTCTGGAACCATGGAATTCCTACTGGTGACCTGTATCACCTCAGCTGCCTTGTCATAACTAATTCCAATCGCTTGATAGTAGAGCTTCCCAGGAATAAGTTCAACTAGCTTTCCTGCACTTCTCAATAATTTAATCCTTACTTCATAATCGTCGAAATGCTTTCTAAGTGCTGATTCCATCGCCCCTATATCCGGCTTTTTCCTGACCACGACTATAACAGGAAGTCCCGTCTCCTTGAAAACCCTGCTAACGTCAACAATGTTAAAACCCGCATAGGTTATGCCCTTAAGCAATACTACCCTTAAGTCTTTAAACCTGCTCGAGTTAATGGCATCGATTATAGCGTCTGTAACGTCGAGACCATCTATGGTTATCCACCTAGTGACAATGCCAACGACATCGGAGGAGCCCTTCATAATAACTCCAACTAAGATTACCTTATCTCCCCGAGACTTAAATTTAAACGTACCATCGTCAAATCCTATTACCCTAATTTCCTTCTTCACTTTCCTGATCATCAAGACCAAGAATTTAAATACTCCAAGATTAAGTTTGCGATTATGATGCTTGGGTTGATTTTTGCGGTAAAGCTAAAACCCACAGACAACTATTTAATCCCAATAAACGATGAACCCATGATTAGAATACTTGAATCAAGGCTTAGACAAGCAAAGAGAATTGAAGATGTTATAACCCTGGTGAAGAAGGGGCAAGAGAAGAAATACTCTCTCCATGTTGAAAAAGTAAAGCCGGTTAAAGGTAGGACTATCATAGACGTCCTTCTCGAGGGCCTTCCAAGTGGAGGGGATATATTCCTTATAAAGGGAAATATGCCCCTTGTAATGCCATTCTTCGTTAATTATATGAGCACTATTTTCATTGAAGAATCCCCAGATGCCCTGATACCTAAGTGGAAGGATGGTAGAATAGAACTATTTCATGCAATTTACAATGCTAGGGCCCTTAGAAATGCACTAGAAGGTATGAAAGCTGAAGGGGAAAAGAACATCGGTAATTTACCGAGATACTTGGATGCTGAATATCTATGCGTTGATGAACTTCTTGGAAGAAACGAAAAATTAATGTGGAGCTTTTTTGCAATTAGGGGTTCAGAAGATTTAAGGATCGTACTTAAAAGTGGCATAATTTAGCGGATCACTTTTAACCATAGATGAGGAAAATATAAAAGCCTCAAAGTTTATTCTAATACGGTATCTCGCTCGTATCACCTATTTCATAGGTGGCAACGATGGCCCGCTGGGAGAGAATAGTTGAAGGAGTAAAAAGCATAGCATTGATTAAGCGTAAGATCATAAGTAGGGGAAAAAGGATTGCTCTCCTCGTTGATGGTCCCAATATACTTAGGAAAGAGCTTGGAGTTCATCTGGAGGATATAGTGGAGGCCCTAAGTAGCCTTGGTAACATCAGGGTTGCAAAGGTAATCCTCAATCAATACGCTCCTCAAAGTCTAATTGAAGCGGTGTCAAATCAAGGTTTTGAACCAGTAATTGTTGCCGGAGAAATAGGGGTAAAGCTTGCAGTAGAAGCCATGAGAGAGGTTTACAATCCGAACATAGACATAATAGCTCTAGCAACAAGAAACACGGAATTCGTGCCAATAATACTCAAGGCAAAGGAGAAAGGAAAAGAAACCGCAATAATAGGGGTAGAGCCTGGTTTTAGTTCGGCATTAAAGCATGCAGCAGATTATGTGATAGTACTAGAGTCGAGAGGTGAGTTGAGTGAAGAGGGTAATATCGAAGATATTGAAGAAGGAAAAGGAGAAGGAGGAAGAGGTAGAAGAAAAAACGATAGGCTTGATAATTGATGGACCGAACATTCTTAGAAAGGAATTTGGGATAAAGCTTGAGGACATAAAGAAGGCCTTAGAAAAAATTGGAAAGATCAGAGTAGCTAAAGTTGTTTTAAACCAGTACGCCCCTCAAGGATTGATAGAGGCCGTTGTTAATCAAGGTTTTGAACCCATAATCGTTGCAGGAGACACCGATGTTAGAGTGGCCATAGAGGCTATGGAACTAATTTACAATACAGACGTTGACGTTATAGCACTTGCAACCAGGGATGCAGATTTCCTACCCTTAATAAGTGAAGCCAAGAGAAAGGGAAAAGAAACTGTGGTAATTGGGGTAGAACCGGGCTTTTCAGTGGCCCTACAGAATGCTGCAGATTATATAATAAAGATGGAGAAGAAAAAAGAAGCTGAAGGGTATTAGTATTCTACTCCTCTTCTGGCCAAAATTCCCCTTTGATAGGGGTGTTTTATCTCCCTCATTTCGGTAACATAATCAGCTAACTCGTAAAGTTCCTTGGGACAGTATCTCCCAGTTAATACGAGTTCAGTATTCTTAGCTTTCTCTTGGATAAGCTCTTTGACTTCCTCAATATTTAGCATTCCAAAGCCCAAGGCCACACATATCTCATCAAGTATCACTAGATCCCATTCACCGCTTTTTACAACTTCTCTAGCCCTTTCCAAAGCCCTTTTAGCTGCTTTAATGTCTTCCTCATCGGGCTTTCCGTGAACGAACTTAGGAAGACCATAAGATTCTATCTTAAAGTTACATTTTTCGGCCATAAAGTATTCCCCATAGACCTTGGGAGCTTTCATGAACTGGATTATGATAACCTTCCCGCCAGAACCAAGCATTCTAAGGGCTAGACCCAAAGCGGCCGTGGTTTTACCTTTTCCATTTCCAGTGTATATATGAATCATGCCGAGTTTTTCTCTCCAGCTCATATTATCACGGTTAAATTATTCACGATAAGGTTTTATACTTTTACGACGACCTAAAATTTCTGGGAGAGAAAGTGAGGATAATAAACCTCACATATTTCTTCCGAGACTTATTAGTGTTCATCATAACAACATCTGCTACTATTATTATAATCGCCCTAAGAAAGAATGCAAGGGAAGCCATGAAATATAAACCATTCTCAATGGCGAGTATCTTTGGCCTACTTAGTTTTCTTCTTATATCCCTAGCAGAGCTCATAGGGATGCTGATAAATACCGCAGTCTTAATCAACCAGTACGAAACTTGGCAATTCTTCAGAAGCATAATATTTACGATGGCTGCATTCTTTCTCTTAGCCTCTGTCCTCTCATTTTACGTGCCATTTGGAAAGAAAAGGTATGTAATATTTAAGGTCGTCTCTGAAGCAAAGCTAAGCAAGTTATGGGGAGCGTACTATTGTGATAGAAACTCCTGCTATGCTGTCTTTAAAGCTCTCCTCAATGCTAGATTACCTGGGATAGCTATAGCCAGGGATCCACCCGAGATCTTTAGAGAAAAGCTCGGGCTACATCTCACACCAGTCATTTGGATTTCAAAGATCAAACATGAGGATGCCGTTTCCCCTACAAGGCTCGAGTTTTTAATTCAAAGACTTGCTGATTTCTTGAAATCTGTAGATATAGATAAGGTTATTTTAATTGACTGTCTTGACTATTTAATACTTGAAAATGGAGAAAAGGCCGTCTCAAAATTCATAACTAAGCTAAAAGACCTTTCAATTCTACATAG
This Pyrococcus horikoshii OT3 DNA region includes the following protein-coding sequences:
- a CDS encoding molybdenum cofactor guanylyltransferase codes for the protein MLGLIFAVKLKPTDNYLIPINDEPMIRILESRLRQAKRIEDVITLVKKGQEKKYSLHVEKVKPVKGRTIIDVLLEGLPSGGDIFLIKGNMPLVMPFFVNYMSTIFIEESPDALIPKWKDGRIELFHAIYNARALRNALEGMKAEGEKNIGNLPRYLDAEYLCVDELLGRNEKLMWSFFAIRGSEDLRIVLKSGII
- the cobO gene encoding cob(I)yrinic acid a,c-diamide adenosyltransferase, giving the protein MSWREKLGMIHIYTGNGKGKTTAALGLALRMLGSGGKVIIIQFMKAPKVYGEYFMAEKCNFKIESYGLPKFVHGKPDEEDIKAAKRALERAREVVKSGEWDLVILDEICVALGFGMLNIEEVKELIQEKAKNTELVLTGRYCPKELYELADYVTEMREIKHPYQRGILARRGVEY
- a CDS encoding DUF99 family protein, whose amino-acid sequence is MIRKVKKEIRVIGFDDGTFKFKSRGDKVILVGVIMKGSSDVVGIVTRWITIDGLDVTDAIIDAINSSRFKDLRVVLLKGITYAGFNIVDVSRVFKETGLPVIVVVRKKPDIGAMESALRKHFDDYEVRIKLLRSAGKLVELIPGKLYYQAIGISYDKAAEVIQVTSRNSMVPEALRLAHMIASAVMCGESKKD
- a CDS encoding carboxylate/amino acid/amine transporter; the encoded protein is MRGYLLVFLAASMWGTLGIFAKFLYRYNLSTYTIVFYRVIFALIFLFIYLKIKKIPILIPKERLKFYIAYGFFSIFLFYSLYFYTVKISSVSFAVLMLYTAPAYSTILGKLIFNEEINKKKLLAVILVIGGVISLNYGGISFSLKAIVAGLTSGFTYALYGVFAKMAVSKEEPERVLFNVLLIGAIFLIPFTDFKIPPESLPYLIALAFFPTFLGYILYNTALKTVEVSKASVIATIEPVVAMTLAFIIFGEELSIVQLIGASMIIGGALLAKTA
- a CDS encoding DUF835 domain-containing protein yields the protein MRIINLTYFFRDLLVFIITTSATIIIIALRKNAREAMKYKPFSMASIFGLLSFLLISLAELIGMLINTAVLINQYETWQFFRSIIFTMAAFFLLASVLSFYVPFGKKRYVIFKVVSEAKLSKLWGAYYCDRNSCYAVFKALLNARLPGIAIARDPPEIFREKLGLHLTPVIWISKIKHEDAVSPTRLEFLIQRLADFLKSVDIDKVILIDCLDYLILENGEKAVSKFITKLKDLSILHRGITLVTLDEEVLPDNMIHFLKSELEPVSNLNINEIELLNNPQN
- a CDS encoding TIGR00288 family NYN domain-containing protein, which encodes MKRVISKILKKEKEKEEEVEEKTIGLIIDGPNILRKEFGIKLEDIKKALEKIGKIRVAKVVLNQYAPQGLIEAVVNQGFEPIIVAGDTDVRVAIEAMELIYNTDVDVIALATRDADFLPLISEAKRKGKETVVIGVEPGFSVALQNAADYIIKMEKKKEAEGY
- a CDS encoding TIGR00288 family NYN domain-containing protein; translated protein: MARWERIVEGVKSIALIKRKIISRGKRIALLVDGPNILRKELGVHLEDIVEALSSLGNIRVAKVILNQYAPQSLIEAVSNQGFEPVIVAGEIGVKLAVEAMREVYNPNIDIIALATRNTEFVPIILKAKEKGKETAIIGVEPGFSSALKHAADYVIVLESRGELSEEGNIEDIEEGKGEGGRGRRKNDRLDN
- a CDS encoding glycogen synthase, translated to MKILIMGFEYLPVKVGGLAEALTSIAEALASLGHEVLVFTPSHGRFQGSEIGIIKAFGGKVAIKVHLEENGNLRIYRIGGGLLDHQDVYGPGWEGLIRKTVIFGKASVLLLNELLKSEDLPDVLHFHDWHTVFAGALIKKYFRIPAVFTIHRLNKSKIPAFYFHEAGLPELAPYPDLDPEHTGGYIADIVTTVSRGYLLDEWDFFRNFNGKVTYVFNGIDCSFWNENYLKGSRKERRSSILAKFGMSDGITFMFIGRFDRRQKGVDTLLRAIELLSERPEFKEMRFIIIGMGDPELENWARELEKRYDNVRVLTEMLSREFVRELYGSVDFVIIPSYFEPFGLVSLEAMCLGAIPIASSVGGLRDVIVSIDEDHVDGTGLLVKPGDPWDLANAILRMHSIAMDNEFVEKLRDNCKKRAKSFSWENSAKRYLRAYKGNIDRIFDFAM